ttgagcctttctagccatcccttATTTATGTTTACCCAttgcaaacccctttgagcctgtatctcttgtttgtttgtttaaaaaaaaaaaccgcatatattaccccttggccaaaaagaaaaaaaaacattttattccTTTTTACCCGTGCTCGGCATAAATGTTGTGGATGTAGAAATTGTGCAaaaattctaagtttggggtggtgaacTTTATacaaaaagggcaagtgtgaagaaaaaaatatatggaGACTCGTGAatgtttcaaagaaaaaaaaagaagaaaaaaaaatagatatagAGCTCATAAAAACACACTTGTCCCGACTAAATGAATTGGTTACATTTGAAACACTCGAATAATTGAGTGAAGTTAAAAAGTCAATGTTAAACCCCATTGTATTAAAATGAGCGCAATGACAAGAAAGACAACATGATTGCCGAGCACCCAACACCTTTGTGTATCCGTTTCCTTGTTCATCCCACctgtcctaagccccgttacaacccaaagacctcaaaaagtgtgtgcaaagtgtttgtgtaataagtagaatttgttcaaatttaaaaattgatattgcatatcgtgatttatgagtgaattgcttttaaccttgagagacttggtgagaagtgtgaaaaagcttacaggtgaagGAGAATTTTAATGTGAAAGTGGAGCGGAAAATTCGGGGAGTAAAAGCTAGCACGATTGACCGGAAGGGTGGAAGTCGAGTTGTGAAAAACACGGTTGTATTGTGGAAGCATATAATTAGGGGTGACCTTTGTTTAAATTCTCaggcattgcttgaggacaagcaacgatctaagtttggggttgtgatcggtcaccaaatTCACTTTTACTCCGCAAATTATTTGGTGAAAAtcggtcatttcggtaacactgtgAAGGGTTTGTTCGTTGTTTTAAGTAGTTATTTCATGTTTTGTTAATCTAATAGTTAGTGGTAATTTTTAGTAGAATATTTATTTTTGATCACtttgttggtagttattggttatttcaggtgtaagaaagaatcgccgaaaaaatgggacgagaacagaagaaaacgaagccaaaaagacaaagaaagtagttgacgcgggcgccagtgtcgtgggacatggccatgtcagctgaaaaagaagaaacaaagcTGTTGGGAGCAACCAGTGGCTGACACGGGCGCtagtgtcgtgggacacggctGTGTCAGCTGATGCATGAAAAAAAGCTGTTTGAGGAGAAACAAgtggctgacacgggcgccagtgtcgtgggacacggccgtgtcagctgttgcggccagaaattgaatttttaagcTGTTTCATTAGTCcaagtctcattaagggcgttttcgactttttacatgaatggaatgtaacctaacactacttagtCCTAGTTTGGGAGTTTTTAGATCATCTTGGATCATTGGAGATAGAAAATTACAGAGAGAAAGGAGAGCTTACAAGAGTTTGGAGAGGATCTTCAAGAACAATAGCAATTGGAGATCAAATCAATCCCTAAATTCTTGTAATGTTTACAATTACCTTTGTTCTTTTCTtcattactatgagtagctaaacctatTTATGTTAAGGGATGTCCCTGAATCGCTTTTATGTAATGAATTAAGTACCGTTGCTTTACGAATTTGAAGTTTTCTATGAATTTAGTTTAATTTCAAAGTGTCTCATGCTTCATTCTATTGgaaaatattatgttgatttacGCTTAAGGTTAGGTCGGAAAAACCACCTTAACGCTTTTTGAATAATAACGTTACCGGTAAattgcttaggaataaggatttgacGGTATTGATCATCTATTCTAGGTTATTTTCACAAGGTTCTTGGTAAAAAAGTTtagttgttaaggaattaaaactgaattttatttgccaaatagattttccgctaaggaatttgggaaaattaatattaagaattGATACTAAATCATATTGACGACTTTTTCGTAAAACAGCGGTTATGTGAATTACAAGGAggttcatacatctaccttagcatattttctcatatttgtgCCAATTCAACTTTTACTTATTACTTCTTTTAAATATCGTTTTTTTTAACTtaatcaaacaaaccaaaaccacaccccatgatattttgttcaattgagtaattgtaaaacttgtatttcctacgcagtccgcgagttcgatactgggtatcaACCCCTATTTAAAACTACATCGATGAAAAATAGTACAATTGCTAATTTTCCGATTACCACtccaccagaataacttcttcaagTCTTAGTACATCTTAGTCGCACATGGATGAATACTTAAGTTGCTCCTATGACTTTCTTTTAAATTCGATTGCGGAATCTCAATACACTCTGCGCATCTGTTTTGAAATCATTGTTTTCAGAATAATCAATCCCAACCATCGTGTCCACTAACTTCACATCTAACCTCTGGGCTTCTTTTATGTTATTAAAAAATTCACTGTTACTCCTCAACATTCCCAACATCACACTCTTCGGTATCAACTCGCAAACTAAAATCATATTTCGGAACTGTTCAATCAATTCCAACTCTTTAACCATCATGGCCGACATATGTAACAATTTCCGACTTAAAGCATCTTCCACAACATTAGCTTTACCCAGATGTTAATTTAGGCACAAATCAAAATCCTTCAGTAATTCTAACCATATCTGTTGCCTCATATTTAATTCCTTCTGGTCAaacaggtacttcaaactcttatgatcaatAAACATTTCGAACCTAGAGCcatacagataatgcctccaaatcttcaataCAAAGGCCACTACAGCTAGTTCCAAatcatgagtaggataattcctttcatgaatccTCAATTGTCTCGAAGCATACGCCATTACCTTATCATTCTACATAattacaccacctaaacccaacTTAGAAGCATTACAATACATCAAAAATGGATCTTCAAGATTAGGTAAGATCAATATCAGAGTCGTCATCAATCTCTTCTTTAATTCTGTAAAATTTTCTTCGCATTGAACACTCCACACAAAAGCTTTACCTTTACAAGTCAGTTGAGTTAGGGGAAGTGCTAACTTAGAAAAACCTTCAATAAATATCCTATAATAACCTGCAAACCTCAAAAAGCTTTGAATCTCCATAACCGTCTCCGAAGCTTCCCATTGCAACACTGCATCAACTTTGGATGGATCTACAGTAATACCATCACCTGAGATAacatgaccaaggaaactaaCTTTCCCTAGCCATAATTCAAACTTCGACAACTTTGCATAAAGCTTCCTCTCTTTCAACACTTGCAACACAATTCAtaaatgctctgcatgttctccTTCTAACTTGgaatatatcaaaatatcatcaataaataccaCTACGAACTGATCCAAGTAGGGATGAAAGATACGATTCATATACTCTGTAAACACTCCCAGAgcattagtaacaccgaaaggcatcaccgaatactcataatgtccaaaTCGAGTCCTAAAAgtcatcttctgaatatcttcatcttttacttgaatttgaaggtaacccgacctcaagtcaatcttaCTGAATACTCGTGCGCCTATCAATTGATCCATAAAATATTCTATTCTtgaaagtggatacttgttcttgattataatctTATTCAACTGTCGAAAGTCAACACAAAGTCGCATACTGCAGTCCTTCTTCTACACTAACAGCACTGGGGCTCCCCACAATGACACACTTGGTCTTACGAATTTCCTTTCAAGTAACTCTTCAAATTACTTCTTTAACTCTGACAATTTAGATGCCGAAATCCTGTATGGTGCCTAATCGGTCATCATTTATACTTTGTTTTCATCGATCAATTGGCAAAAACTCTATCTTTTCGGTAACACATTGTTCCATATTTTATCgttttcgtattttattttattttttatgttaagtTGTGTTATTGATTTGGGAATTCATGTCAATTATGGTGCTTTTGATGCTTGGTTTGGTAGTGTTTATGTCTCAGGTACAAGCGAGCAAATCCGAGTAGCTGATGCGAAGCCGGAGGATATTCTGCCAAGTTAAAATTGGAAGAACAAAAGCCTGAAACGGGTGCCtatgtcacctgacacggcctgTGTCAGCAGGCCTGGGAGCAAGAAGTCAATAATCAAGgcagagggccaacacgggtgcccgtgtcccCTGACACAGCCCGTGTTGGCAGGCACGAAAAAAATCTCATATTTTGAGTCACTTCAATGTTTGAGCTCATTAAGCGTAGTTTTGAATTCGCGCAGCTGTGATGTGACGTGATACCATTTAGACCTAGTTTGGAGAAGCATTGGACATCTTTGATCATTGGAGAATAGAGAATTAAAGAAGGAAGGAAGAGCTAGCAAGGTTTTTGGGAGAAGGGGATCTTCAAGAGAAATAGCGACTGGAGATCGAAAGAATCCAGAATTTTTGTAATGTTTATATCTACCTTTGTGATTTTCTTGAAtatcatgagtagctaaaccccccaatgctagggggtgtccctgaattgcaaATGTTGAAGACCAGATTTccattatttttatgatattgacGTTTTAATGAGTTTAATTTATTGTTCAATGATCTTAATACTTTTTCTATTGGACCAATCgattttgatttacggttaagatTAGGTCAGACAAACCACCTTAACGCTTGTGCACAATAATACTACGGtgaaatcgcttaggaataaggattcaAACGTAGTAACTTTTAAAGTGTTGGTAAACAATTCAAATTTCTCAATGTCACCATTAATAGTTGAGGAATTAGGATTAAGAATCAAAGGTTTTTGGTTAAGGAATTAAGAAAAACAAATCCTAAGATTCGGTATTGACTCATTTTTACCATATGTCATAAAAGATGGACGAACGGTCTTCGCGAAGCAATTCACACAACTAACCCTAGCATACTTTCTTATATATTATATACCTCTACTTTTCGCTTTGTTTAATTTGATGCCATTAGTCTTATTCTCAAACAACCAACAACACACGTGATCTTTTATTCTGTTGAATCcttataataacttatatttcctacgcagtccgcgagatcgatacttgggattAACTCCCTCTTATTACTACATCactaaaaatagtacacttgctactTTTCCGATCACCTTTTTGGCTCCGTTGctggggactgccaaaatataagttgaataataattcaattgaatttttgttgctttgcagccaaaattttattttctgttatttcaTTTGCTCACTACTAATACTTGtttaatctttgtatgcgaggtaaggcctcagctaaATTTCTTTTTGACACCGAGCCAAAATGATCGTTACGATCTAGACGCCGAAAAGCAAGGCAAGAAAGATTGGAAGCGATAGAAGAAACACTAACATTTTCGGAGTCTGATCTAGAGGAAATATTTTCTGTTCATTCTGAGCATTCTGATTTAGAATCTGAAACTATGGAAGCTGACCCACCTCCCATGGAAAGACTTTTAGGTGACtatgtgttagctgaagatttcgattAAAGGATTGTAATACCTTGGATTATTGGATCATGACGAAGAAATAGTTCTCATGGAgctatttaaatattttctctttAGAAGAGATGTTATTTGACCAAGAGTAATGTTAGCAATGTGACAAGTATCCTTCGATGTAGGCGCTGGTATAGTCGAAACGAtagagcgggaagatttgaaattcaaatggaACGGTTTTGTCCAGCAGACGCGTGGAGGCATCCGAAGTATAGTAAAACGTTCGAAACGTCGAACGTGGCAGATATCTATGTaatgaccgttagggtcgaagtagtataaataggagtactATTGTTTAGTTTGATATGTTCGAATCAATATACAGAAAATTCACAAAATACACTCGAAGTACTGGAGCGAGAGAAAAGAGTCTTTGCTGAAACAATGTATGTGTGAAGAACATCATATTTCCATACTTTATGTTATTTGTTTAATGCAAAGTTATACTTAAAAGTTCTTTGTTTATACATTTACTTTATTTCGTTTTAAAGTCATTTACTCATTGCAATTTACATTAGCAAGTTGTATATTTTTGCAAACTGTAGAGATTATTGAATATGAATCACATCACTAAAACACTATTCGACAacgtcctaggatcaatctagtcgatcctgcgagtaaccagattgtttaaacactttggaggactagcggttgtttgtcagaaatcactAGTAAACACTATGGAGGAGCAAATGCACCAACTGGCCGGATGATAATATTAAATCAACCGGTTAATGTTGCCCACTTTCAGTTATACCCTTCAACCATAAGACAACTCGAAAGGAGACCTTTCTCTGGAAAAATCAATGAAaatgcaaataagcatttacagagGTTCCTTACGTTGACTACGTCGTTGAAGATTGAGGGGAATTCTTAAGAATCCAAGAAATTAGTAATGTTTTTGTTTACTTTGTCAGAAGATggggaagagtggttttactctttaCCTGCGGGAAGTATTACAACTTTGCAACAAATGGAAGCAACTTTTCTCAATGAGTACTTTCATActtctgtgtatatccgcaaGAGGTATGACATAGTGAATttcaaacagaaggaaggagaatcactcagAGATGCTTATAAGAGGTTCAAACGGTTGTTAGTttcatgtcctactcataacatggatgcaACTGAACAAATGCACAATTTTGTAAATAGCCTCAAGATGAAGACAAAGCAACTGATTGACACAGCTTCCGGTGGCTCAACCAATTTTGCAACAGCCATTGATATAAAGAAGATCATAAATGCCATTGTAGCAAATGAGTATCTAGAGTTATATGACCGCAATGTTAGTAAACCTGAAGGGATAGTCGATTGGAAGTTGGAAAATCAAGTTGtcaaaatggaagaccaaattgcggCTGAAGTTGAAAGAAGACTGAAACAAATGGCTCTTGAGAAGCAAACTGTGGCACAGGTTCAACCAACTCAACCGATCCAATCGGTAAATTGTGAAATctgtggaggacctcatttttCCATGCATTGTGTGGCGACTGCACAACAGGTGGAGGAAATTAACTTTCTGAATCAGAACAATCCCTTCTCCATACATAATctggggtggaaaaatcatccaaactTTTCCTGGAAATATCAACAAGGGAATGTGCAAAAATTAGGGTCTCTGCCTTATCAAAGTCAACCTCAGCAACAACAATATCGACCACcataacaacaaccatatcaacAACTATATCAGCAATAAGGGCCAAGGAAAGTAGATTGGGAGATCGCCATTAaaaagatggccgctcaaagcTCTCAGTTCCAAGAGGAGACAagaagtaatttttgaaacacgGGTGCATCTATTAAGAATCTTGGAATTCAGatgagtcaaatagcacaacaaatTGCAAATCCTCAATCTCCGGGTGCTCTACCTAGTGCTACGGTTACAAATCTGGAAGATCAAAATAATGTGAGTGTTATGACCACTATAAGTGGTAAGTCAAAAGAAGTTTAAGAGAAAAGTGCTCAAGAAGAAAAACCATTGCTTGAAGTTGATCTGGAAATTAAAGAAAATGAGGTTGAAACTGAAGAATTGGTTGTATCGGAAAATATTATTGAGCCAAAGTCGGTCGTTAAACTTCCTTTCCCtacaagaaataagaagaaggGGCAGCAtgagaaaaattttgaaaaattcttggAGATGTTTAAAAAACTTGAAATCAACATTCTGTTCTTGGAGGTGCTGGAACAAATGCCTACTTATGCCAAGTTCATGAAagacatcatctccaagaagaggACCATCGATTGTGACCCGATTATTCTAACCGAAACTTGTAGTtctattttgcagggtatgaagatcctggtggatttttttattttggagATGCTGGAAGATGAAGAGATCCCGATCATTCTAGGTAGACCATTTTTAGAGACTGGGAGATGTTTGATAGACATTGAAGAGGGCACGATGACTCTGAAGGTCTATGATGAACAATTAAAAATTGATGTGTGAAATActatgaagtacaaggatgatgttGCCACTAGTTAACATATTGAGGTAATTGATCAAGTTGCTGCTAATGAAAATTCTTTGAAGACACAACAATTACTGTTGGAAAGATTGTTAAGCTTATCAATTTTTGACGAAACGGAAGTGGTTGATGAAAAAGAGATGGAAATGTTAGCCGTGATGGAAGCCATACAATGATTTAAGGGTTCTAGACCAAACCGGTGGGAAGATCTAAGGCAACCTTTAATGGAGGAAAAGAAAATGAACCTAAGAAGGGGACTGAATTGAAACAACTACCTGAGAACCTTAAATATGTCTTCCTCGACACCGAAAGTAGATGCCCGACTATAATAAGTTCCAACCTTGAATTTCTCCAAGAGAATAAGCTCTTCGAAGTTCTTTAGAAGCACAAAAGTGCTATGGGATGGTCGATTGAAGATTTGAAAGGGATTAGTCCTACAGTTTGCATGCATAAAATTCTCATGGAAGATGATCATAAACTGGTCGTCCAACCCCAAAGACGACTAAATCCTGCTATGAAAGAGGTTGTTAAAAAAGAAGTGCTCAAACAGTTAGATGCAAGGATGATTTATCCTATAtctgatagtgcatgggtgagcCTTGTACATGTGGTACCAAAGAAGGGATGAACTACATTTATAAAGAACGCTTTCACATGGTTCATGATACTGCCACCAAACTCCATAGACACTAGGTCTCAGTTAGAAAGActgttccatgaacagttctatatgggtcaaaccaagataagtctcaaagaattggctagtattaagaggaagtttacagaaccTATAGACGATTatctaaacaggttccgtttgttaaaagctagatgttttacagtGGTACCTGGacacgaattagtcgaaatgtCCACCGGAGGTCTAGATTACTCCAtcaggaagaaattagacactcAATATTTGCAAGATATGGCTCAATTGGCTGATGGAGTTCGCCAGGTTGAAAGATTAAAATCTGAAAAGgctagagcaaataaaagttacaagaaagaAAGGGTAACCTACGTCGAAGTGGACGAAGGAGAACCAGAAACCTTCGAGGACCAGTATGGTTTCGAAGACTGTGAAGTAGATCTAACCGAATTAAAAGAAGCAGGCCCCTATACCTGCAAGATGATCACACCATCGAACGGAAAAAATCCCGTCGAAGTTGAAAAGAATGATAAGTTTCCTAAGAAAACATACACATTCGAtgtaacaaaatgtgatgaaatatttgatttgcttgtgaaagatggccaaatggtTTTGCCTCCTAATATTAAGATTCCTTTGTTAGagcaacggaagaagagaggctaCTGTAAATACCATAATTTTTTGGGCCACAAAACCTCACATTGTTTCCTTTTCAGGGATCTTATCCAGAATGCGATCAAGGAAGGGCGTCTGAAGTTTGTAGACAAAGGAAAAAGCCAGATGAAGATAGACGCTCACCCCCTTAATATTGCTGATACAAATTACTCTGAGCATGTCAAAATCAATATGGTGGACATGGTCAAAGTTAAAGCAAGAGGGATCAtaggagaaggagaagatgtCCAAGTTAAAGAACAGGTTACTGATGACCTGAAGGAGGATGTTACTTCTGAATTGTCAATTGAACCAAAGACTACTGAAGGTCTTGTGGGAGAAACAACTATGGCTACTGAAGGCCTAAggaaaatatttgaagaaatttCAATTACCCAGAGCGCCAATTTAGACGTCAACATGGTCAATCTGGACCATTCAACCCCAGAAATGGAAGCGGTTGAAAGATGTTTGAAGAAAGAAGGAGTGCATTCTCATCATTCCAAACCTGAAGAAACATTGAAGGAATACATCTGGAGATGTCACAAACAAAGTTCTGAGATGCTGTTATGCCCAAGATGTAGTATTCAAGTAAATTCGAGGGTAGAAGAAAATTATGAAAGGCAGCAACATGCTAAAACGCATAGGAACTGGAGGAAAGAAGGTGAATTGTTGGGAGTATATCCCAAGCCTGGAGAAAGCCTATTAGGTTTTCTTGTTCGCTGCTACAAAGATGAAAATGAATGCTTGatgtgccccagatgtggggcggTTTACCATCGAAGGTTGTCTGAATTCTTTGAAAGATATCCTTCCAATCAGAATTGGGATGCTCGCATGGGCAATCCATACCTTTACATTTTCGACAAAAGAGGAATCCCAAGAATACAGGATATCCCACATCCAAAAGCAAGAAGAGTTACCTTCAAAGTATCATCAGAGGTCTCAGAGCACAAATGGGTTCTAGTGGGACCAAAGAAAGACAAATGGAGGAACTTCGATAATGGAGGTAGAACGTCCTGGGCTTAAAGAAAGAAGTTTCAAGCCTCAGAAAGGGAAGCCTTTAGATTGGGGAAATATAAGGGTAAGAACCCTATGTCAAGGTCctagtggagaaggcaccagagtaTGAAGAAAGCAGAAAAGGAGACAGCTTCGATTGAAATCCGAGAGTCCAGCAACGCAAGGACCTTCCCAAACGAAATTCATTCAACTAAACCTCCTGTGGGAAGGAGGCTATTCCCTGCCGGGGGCAAGATGGATTATAATAAAGCTGAAGATGTACAGATGAGAGAGGAAGATATACCTACTGATGACTTCGACTCTGATGGAATCTCATCTTTACACATGAATTCTTGCAACATGGTCTCAGTATTACCACACGACTACAACCAGGAAGCCgaggttgatgaagatgatgaagtcgaCACAgcagaaatggcaaaacacaaacctgtgtgttactatgtccTCAATAATGGCGCCATCGAAGAGAAAAATTCCCAGTTCAAGCGACCACATCAAGGTATGAAAAATCACCTTAAGCCCATCTGTATTAGGGTCAAAGTTGAATAGGTAGCAGTGAACAAAGTTCTGGTAGACGGAGGAGAAGCGGTGAATCTCATGCCTCAGTTTATGCTGAAAAAGTTGGGAATGTTTGACACAGACGTAAAgcctcataacatggttttatcaaaCTATGAAGGAAAAATAGGACATACTCTAGAAGTAATCCAAGTAGACTTAACTATGGGATCGATTATGAGGCCTACCATGTTCATGGTGGTACCGACGAAAGCTAATTACAATTTACTCCTTGGGAGAGAATGGGTTCACAGCGTTGGGGAAGTGCCTTCAACGATGCATCAGAGGGTATCTATTTGGAGAAAAGATGGCATCGTGGAAAATATAGAAGCTGGCCAGAGTTACTTCATGAACGAGGTAAACCAGGTAGATAAGGCAAGCTTCGACAGGAATTTGGGAAATATAAGCCCATGCGCTCTAGCTGAAGATGCTTACTCTCCAAATAAGAATGCTTCATACTTTATGACTCTCCAACCAAATGGTTTCCAATGGAATCATGAGATCATGGGAGATCCTAAAGAAGAAGAACCAACAAGGATACGGCCCTCGGGCTGGAACGAAGACGTTGATTATGTCTGAATCCTCATTCtttgaaaagatttcggcctatatgGCTGAGAACAAAAGAgtagcggctctcgaagccgaaattATTGATATGGCTGTTGGGGCCAAAAGCATGGTGTTTAATGATAGAGGACAGGGGGCTGACACCGTACATGAGTATCCTAAAGAAAAAGTACACGAAGAGTCGATCCAAAGGCTAGATGCTATCTATGACGATGAGCCTTTGGGATTCAAGAAAGATCCAGGATCAACAACCGCAAAGATGTTAGCCTAGGACCCACTAGAAGAGATTGATCTCGGAGATGGAACCACAAAGAGAGTTACATACATTAGTGCTAAACTagacctcaagatgaaagacagGTTAGTAgaattattaaaacaaaataaagattgttttgcttgggacaatgatgagatgcctggtttgaaGAGAGATCTGGTCGAACTAAAACTGCCTATTAAGGATggcaagaagcccatcaagcagacaCCAAGGAGATTCGCTCTAGAGATCCTTTCGAAGATTAAAAAGGAGGTCGAAAGACTTTTTCGTTGCAATTTCATTCGGACCACCaagtatgttgaatggattgcaaatatagttccagttattaagaaaaatggttctttaagagtttgcatagattttcgtgatctgaatgaagcaactcctaaagatgaataccCAATGCCCGTGGCAGAATTGCTAGTTGACTCAGCTGTAGGATATGAATATCTTAGCATGCTTGATGGTTATTCCGGGTATAAccaaattttcattgcagaagaggaTGTTTCCAAAACAGCCTTTCGTTtcccaggagcaataggcacttacggatggatcgttatgccttttggtcttaaaaacgctggggcaacataCCAACGGGCAATGAATTCTATTTTTCATGATTACATCGAAACCTTCATGCAGGTTTATATAGATGACATAGTCATAAAGTCTATATCAGACGAAGATCATCTAatccatctgagccaatcattcgaaagaatgagaaacattggcttgaagatgaaccctctTTAATGTGCATTTtatgtgcaggctggagattttctGGGCTTTGTGGTCCACAAAAAGGGGATAgagattaatcagaataaaacaaaggctatcatGGAGACCAAAGCACCATCAACTAAGAAAGAGTTGCAATCTTTATTACGGAAGATAAATTTCCTgaggagatttatttcaaatttaagtggTCGAATTCAAGCCTTCTCTCCTCTTTTGCGTCTGAAGCATGGAAATTTCGAGTGGACAAGTGAACATCAAGAGGCATTCGAAAAGATAAAGCAGTATCTGATGAATCTACCTATCTTGTCACCACCAAGTGGAAAGAAGCCTATGAGATTGTATATATCAGCTTCAGACACTTCTATGGGTAGTATGTTAgcgcaagaagatgaaaatggcactGAGAGGGCCATATATTACCTAAGTAGGGTATTAAATGATGCAAAAACTAGATATACTTCGATTGAGAAGTTGTGCCTATGTTTGCATTTTTCATGTactaaactcaaatattatataaagccaaTAGATTTGTATGTCTCTTCCTATTTTGATGTTATCAAGTACATGTTATCAAAGCCAATAATGTACAGTCGAATTGGAAAATGGGCTCTAGCCCTAACTGAGTACTCTTTAGCCTTCTTGCCTTTGAAAGCTATGAAGGGGCA
This Vicia villosa cultivar HV-30 ecotype Madison, WI unplaced genomic scaffold, Vvil1.0 ctg.002884F_1_1, whole genome shotgun sequence DNA region includes the following protein-coding sequences:
- the LOC131640003 gene encoding uncharacterized protein LOC131640003, whose amino-acid sequence is MPVAELLVDSAVGYEYLSMLDGYSGYNQIFIAEEDAGDFLGFVVHKKGIEINQNKTKAIMETKAPSTKKELQSLLRKINFLRRFISNLSGRIQAFSPLLRLKHGNFEWTSEHQEAFEKIKQYLMNLPILSPPSGKKPMRLYISASDTSMGSMLAQEDENGTERAIYYLSRVLNDAKTRYTSIEKLCLCLHFSCTKLKYYIKPIDLYVSSYFDVIKYMLSKPIMYSRIGKWALALTEYSLAFLPLKAMKGQVVSDFIVDHAVVETPQLLVELKPWRLFLDGSTHKEGSGVGILLISPDGIPTKLKYRIEGPSCSNNEAECEVLIAGLEALLELGENLGRNQGLLKNIEYIDIKHVPRIKNQEANDLAQIASGYKISKEKLEELVEVRGKARAIKLSPSDLERNRLGYANEEEFEVLAIDTLTNTDWRTPILEYLKDPPLNTDRKTKYRALSYGLMGNELFEKTPEGILLKCLGENEAYLASSNVHS